The Macaca thibetana thibetana isolate TM-01 chromosome 11, ASM2454274v1, whole genome shotgun sequence genome window below encodes:
- the PFKM gene encoding ATP-dependent 6-phosphofructokinase, muscle type isoform X3, with protein sequence MTHEEHHAAKTLGIGKAIAVLTSGGDAQGMNAAVRAVVRVGIFTGARVFFVHEGYQGLVDGGDNIKEATWESVSMMLQLGGTVIGSARCKDFREREGRLRAAYNLVKRGITNLCVIGGDGSLTGADTFRSEWSDLLGDLQKAGKITDEEATKSSYLNIVGLVGSIDNDFCGTDMTIGTDSALHRIIEIVDAITTTAQSHQRTFVLEVMGRHCGYLALVTSLSCGADWVFIPECPPDDDWEEHLCRRLSETRTRGSRLNIIIVAEGAIDRNGKPITSEDIKNLVVKRLGYDTRVTVLGHVQRGGTPSAFDRILGSRMGVEAVMALLEGTPDTPACVVSLSGNQAVRLPLMECVQVTKDVTKAMEEKKFDEALKLRGRSFMNNWEVYKLLAHVRPPVSKSGSHTVAVMNVGAPAAGMNAAVRSTVRIGLIQGNRVLVVHDGFEGLAKGQIEEAGWSYVGGWTGQGGSKLGTKRTLPKKSFEQISANITKFNIQGLVIIGGFEAYTGGLELMEGRKQFDELCIPFVVIPATVSNNVPGSDFSVGADTALNTICTTCDRIKQSAAGTKRRVFIIETMGGYCGYLATMAGLAAGADAAYIFEEPFTIRDLQANVEHLVQKMKTTVKRGLVLRNEKCNENYTTDFIFNLYSEEGKGIFDSRKNVLGHMQQGGSPTPFDRNFATKMGAKAMNWMSGKIKESYRNGRIFANTPDSGCVLGMRKRALLFQPVTELQGQTDFEHRIPKEQWWLKLRPILKILAKYEIDLDTSDHAHLEHITRKRSGEGAV encoded by the exons GTATGAATGCTGCTGTCAGGGCTGTGGTTCGAGTTGGTATTTTCACCGGTGCCCGTGTCTTCTTTGTCCATGAG GGTTATCAAGGCCTGGTGGATGGTGGAGATAACATCAAGGAAGCCACCTGGGAGAGCGTTTCGATGATGCTTCAGCTG GGAGGCACGGTGATTGGAAGTGCCCGGTGCAAGGACTTTCGGGAACGAGAAGGACGACTCCGAGCTGCCTACAACCTGGTGAAGCGTGGGATCACCAATCTCTGTGTCATTGGGGGTGATGGCAGCCTCACTGGGGCTGACACCTTCCGTTCTGAGTGGAGTGACTTGTTGGGTGACCTCCAGAAAGCAG GTAAGATCACAGATGAGGAGGCTACGAAGTCCAGCTACCTGAACATTGTGGGCCTGGTTGGGTCAATTGACAATGACTTCTGTGGCACCGATATGACCATTGGCACTGACTCTGCCCTGCACCGGATCATAGAAATTGTAGATGCCATCACTACCACTGCCCAGAG CCACCAGAGGACATTTGTGTTAGAAGTGATGGGCCGCCACTGTGG ATACCTGGCCCTTGTCACCTCTCTGTCCTGTGGGGCCGACTGGGTTTTTATTCCTGAATGTCCACCAGATGACGACTGGGAGGAGCACCTTTGTCGCCGACTCAGCGAG ACAAGGACTCGTGGTTCTCGTCTCAACATCATCATTGTGGCTGAGGGTGCAATtgacaggaatggaaaaccaatcACCTCAGAAGACATCAAGAAT CTGGTGGTAAAGCGTCTGGGATATGACACCCGGGTTACTGTCTTGGGGCATGTGCAGAGGGGTGGGACGCCATCGGCCTTTGACAGAATTCTG GGCAGCAGAATGGGTGTGGAAGCAGTGATGGCACTTTTGGAGGGGACCCCAGATACCCCAGCCTGTGTAGTGAGCCTCTCTGGTAACCAAGCTGTGCGCCTGCCCCTCATGGAATGTGTCCAGGTG ACCAAAGATGTGACCAAGGCCATGGAAGAGAAGAAATTTGATGAAGCCCTGAAGCTGAGAGGCCG GAGCTTCATGAACAACTGGGAGGTATACAAGCTTCTAGCTCATGTCAGACCCCCGGTATCTAAG AGTGGTTCGCACACAGTGGCTGTGATGAATGTGGGGGCTCCGGCTGCAGGCATGAATGCTGCTGTTCGCTCCACTGTGAGGATTGGACTTATCCAGGGCAACCGAGTGCTCGTTGTCCATGATGGTTTCGAGGGCCTGGCCAAGGGGCAG ATAGAGGAAGCTGGCTGGAGCTATGTTGGGGGCTGGACTGGCCAAGGTGGCTCTAAACTTGGGACTAAAAG GACTCTACCCAAGAAGAGCTTTGAACAGATCAGTGCCAATATAACTAAGTTTAACATTCAGGGCCTTGTCATCATTGGGGGCTTTGAG GCTTACACAGGTGGCCTGGAACTGATGGAGGGCAGGAAGCAGTTTGATGAGCTCTGCATCCCATTTGTGGTCATTCCTGCTACAGTCTCCAACAACGTCCCTGGCTCAGACTTCAGCGTTGGGGCTGACACAGCACTCAATACTATCTGCACG ACCTGTGACCGCATCAAGCAGTCAGCAGCTGGCACCAAGCGTCGGGTGTTTATCATTGAGACTATGGGTGGCTACTGTGGCTACCTGGCCACCATGGCTGGACTGGCAGCTGGGGCCGATGCTGCCTACATTTTTGAGGAGCCCTTCACCATTCGAGACCTGCAG GCAAATGTTGAACACCTGGTGcaaaagatgaaaacaactgTGAAAAGGGGCTTGGTGTTAAG GAATGAAAAGTGCAATGAGAACTATACCACTGACTTCATTTTCAACCTGTACTCTGAGGAGGGGAAGGGCATCTTCGACAGCAGGAAGAATGTGCTTGGTCACATGCAGCAG GGTGGGAGCCCAACCCCATTTGATAGGAATTTTGCCACTAAGATGGGTGCCAAGGCTATGAACTGGATGTCTGGGAAAATCAAAGAGAGTTACCGTAATG GGCGGATCTTCGCCAATACTCCAGACTCGGGCTGTGTTCTGGGGATGCGTAAGAGGGCTCTGCTCTTCCAACCAGTGACTGAGCTTCAGGGCCAGACAGATTTTGA GCATCGAATCCCCAAGGAACAGTGGTGGCTGAAACTGAGGCCCATCCTCAAAATCCTAGCCAAGTACGAGATTGACTTGGACACTTCAGACCATGCCCACCTGGAGCACATCACCCGGAAGCGGTCTGGGGAAGGGGCTGTTTAA
- the PFKM gene encoding ATP-dependent 6-phosphofructokinase, muscle type isoform X2 codes for MHKDEFHLKFFMCVIQSRQLVRTPQRTEWIMTHEEHHAAKTLGIGKAIAVLTSGGDAQGMNAAVRAVVRVGIFTGARVFFVHEGYQGLVDGGDNIKEATWESVSMMLQLGGTVIGSARCKDFREREGRLRAAYNLVKRGITNLCVIGGDGSLTGADTFRSEWSDLLGDLQKAGKITDEEATKSSYLNIVGLVGSIDNDFCGTDMTIGTDSALHRIIEIVDAITTTAQSHQRTFVLEVMGRHCGYLALVTSLSCGADWVFIPECPPDDDWEEHLCRRLSETRTRGSRLNIIIVAEGAIDRNGKPITSEDIKNLVVKRLGYDTRVTVLGHVQRGGTPSAFDRILGSRMGVEAVMALLEGTPDTPACVVSLSGNQAVRLPLMECVQVTKDVTKAMEEKKFDEALKLRGRSFMNNWEVYKLLAHVRPPVSKSGSHTVAVMNVGAPAAGMNAAVRSTVRIGLIQGNRVLVVHDGFEGLAKGQIEEAGWSYVGGWTGQGGSKLGTKRTLPKKSFEQISANITKFNIQGLVIIGGFEAYTGGLELMEGRKQFDELCIPFVVIPATVSNNVPGSDFSVGADTALNTICTTCDRIKQSAAGTKRRVFIIETMGGYCGYLATMAGLAAGADAAYIFEEPFTIRDLQANVEHLVQKMKTTVKRGLVLRNEKCNENYTTDFIFNLYSEEGKGIFDSRKNVLGHMQQGGSPTPFDRNFATKMGAKAMNWMSGKIKESYRNGRIFANTPDSGCVLGMRKRALLFQPVTELQGQTDFEHRIPKEQWWLKLRPILKILAKYEIDLDTSDHAHLEHITRKRSGEGAV; via the exons GTATGAATGCTGCTGTCAGGGCTGTGGTTCGAGTTGGTATTTTCACCGGTGCCCGTGTCTTCTTTGTCCATGAG GGTTATCAAGGCCTGGTGGATGGTGGAGATAACATCAAGGAAGCCACCTGGGAGAGCGTTTCGATGATGCTTCAGCTG GGAGGCACGGTGATTGGAAGTGCCCGGTGCAAGGACTTTCGGGAACGAGAAGGACGACTCCGAGCTGCCTACAACCTGGTGAAGCGTGGGATCACCAATCTCTGTGTCATTGGGGGTGATGGCAGCCTCACTGGGGCTGACACCTTCCGTTCTGAGTGGAGTGACTTGTTGGGTGACCTCCAGAAAGCAG GTAAGATCACAGATGAGGAGGCTACGAAGTCCAGCTACCTGAACATTGTGGGCCTGGTTGGGTCAATTGACAATGACTTCTGTGGCACCGATATGACCATTGGCACTGACTCTGCCCTGCACCGGATCATAGAAATTGTAGATGCCATCACTACCACTGCCCAGAG CCACCAGAGGACATTTGTGTTAGAAGTGATGGGCCGCCACTGTGG ATACCTGGCCCTTGTCACCTCTCTGTCCTGTGGGGCCGACTGGGTTTTTATTCCTGAATGTCCACCAGATGACGACTGGGAGGAGCACCTTTGTCGCCGACTCAGCGAG ACAAGGACTCGTGGTTCTCGTCTCAACATCATCATTGTGGCTGAGGGTGCAATtgacaggaatggaaaaccaatcACCTCAGAAGACATCAAGAAT CTGGTGGTAAAGCGTCTGGGATATGACACCCGGGTTACTGTCTTGGGGCATGTGCAGAGGGGTGGGACGCCATCGGCCTTTGACAGAATTCTG GGCAGCAGAATGGGTGTGGAAGCAGTGATGGCACTTTTGGAGGGGACCCCAGATACCCCAGCCTGTGTAGTGAGCCTCTCTGGTAACCAAGCTGTGCGCCTGCCCCTCATGGAATGTGTCCAGGTG ACCAAAGATGTGACCAAGGCCATGGAAGAGAAGAAATTTGATGAAGCCCTGAAGCTGAGAGGCCG GAGCTTCATGAACAACTGGGAGGTATACAAGCTTCTAGCTCATGTCAGACCCCCGGTATCTAAG AGTGGTTCGCACACAGTGGCTGTGATGAATGTGGGGGCTCCGGCTGCAGGCATGAATGCTGCTGTTCGCTCCACTGTGAGGATTGGACTTATCCAGGGCAACCGAGTGCTCGTTGTCCATGATGGTTTCGAGGGCCTGGCCAAGGGGCAG ATAGAGGAAGCTGGCTGGAGCTATGTTGGGGGCTGGACTGGCCAAGGTGGCTCTAAACTTGGGACTAAAAG GACTCTACCCAAGAAGAGCTTTGAACAGATCAGTGCCAATATAACTAAGTTTAACATTCAGGGCCTTGTCATCATTGGGGGCTTTGAG GCTTACACAGGTGGCCTGGAACTGATGGAGGGCAGGAAGCAGTTTGATGAGCTCTGCATCCCATTTGTGGTCATTCCTGCTACAGTCTCCAACAACGTCCCTGGCTCAGACTTCAGCGTTGGGGCTGACACAGCACTCAATACTATCTGCACG ACCTGTGACCGCATCAAGCAGTCAGCAGCTGGCACCAAGCGTCGGGTGTTTATCATTGAGACTATGGGTGGCTACTGTGGCTACCTGGCCACCATGGCTGGACTGGCAGCTGGGGCCGATGCTGCCTACATTTTTGAGGAGCCCTTCACCATTCGAGACCTGCAG GCAAATGTTGAACACCTGGTGcaaaagatgaaaacaactgTGAAAAGGGGCTTGGTGTTAAG GAATGAAAAGTGCAATGAGAACTATACCACTGACTTCATTTTCAACCTGTACTCTGAGGAGGGGAAGGGCATCTTCGACAGCAGGAAGAATGTGCTTGGTCACATGCAGCAG GGTGGGAGCCCAACCCCATTTGATAGGAATTTTGCCACTAAGATGGGTGCCAAGGCTATGAACTGGATGTCTGGGAAAATCAAAGAGAGTTACCGTAATG GGCGGATCTTCGCCAATACTCCAGACTCGGGCTGTGTTCTGGGGATGCGTAAGAGGGCTCTGCTCTTCCAACCAGTGACTGAGCTTCAGGGCCAGACAGATTTTGA GCATCGAATCCCCAAGGAACAGTGGTGGCTGAAACTGAGGCCCATCCTCAAAATCCTAGCCAAGTACGAGATTGACTTGGACACTTCAGACCATGCCCACCTGGAGCACATCACCCGGAAGCGGTCTGGGGAAGGGGCTGTTTAA